Proteins encoded by one window of Burkholderia plantarii:
- a CDS encoding porin translates to MKKSLPAIAALLALSGAAHAQSTVTLYGLIDTGFAFNSNAKGGRQYSASSGNLQGDRWGVRGVEDLGGGYAAIFRLEGGYSVNTGALGQGGDLFGRKAYVGLQTPYGTVTLGRQYDSLGDYVGDFESANFEKFVPGTEWGSIYGAHPGDIDNLDNSYRINNTIKYASRSYNGLKFGGMYSLGGQAGDVTRNQLYSLGAGYDNGPVALGVAFERAKNPNYSVFGTNPNANSATAANAANVTNPVFSGFASAGAWQVISAGAAYHLGRATIGGVYSNVEFQHLGATSGAGLNPLHLAGTAKFNIGELSASYLVTPALQLGAAYTYTAGSSVGSVSGATYNQVNLGADYFLSRRTDLYLVGLYQHASGVDSTGKKAVAAIANLSSSSSDRQAAVVFGIRHKF, encoded by the coding sequence ATGAAAAAAAGCCTTCCCGCCATCGCGGCGCTGCTCGCCCTCTCGGGCGCCGCGCACGCGCAAAGCACCGTCACGCTGTACGGCTTGATCGATACCGGCTTCGCGTTCAACTCCAACGCGAAGGGCGGCCGCCAGTACTCGGCCTCCTCCGGCAACCTGCAGGGCGACCGCTGGGGCGTGCGCGGCGTCGAGGATCTCGGCGGCGGCTACGCGGCGATCTTCCGCCTCGAGGGCGGCTACAGCGTCAACACCGGCGCGCTCGGCCAGGGCGGCGACCTGTTCGGCCGCAAGGCCTACGTCGGCCTGCAAACGCCCTACGGCACCGTCACGCTCGGCCGCCAGTACGATTCGCTCGGCGATTACGTCGGCGATTTCGAATCGGCCAACTTCGAGAAGTTCGTCCCCGGCACCGAGTGGGGCAGCATCTACGGCGCGCATCCCGGCGACATCGACAACCTCGACAACAGCTACCGCATCAACAACACCATCAAGTACGCGAGCCGCAGCTACAACGGCCTGAAGTTCGGTGGCATGTACAGCCTGGGCGGCCAGGCCGGCGACGTCACGCGCAACCAGCTCTACAGCCTCGGCGCCGGCTACGACAACGGCCCCGTGGCGCTCGGCGTCGCGTTCGAACGCGCCAAGAACCCGAACTACTCGGTGTTCGGCACCAACCCGAACGCCAACTCGGCCACCGCCGCGAACGCCGCCAACGTCACCAACCCGGTGTTCAGCGGCTTCGCCTCGGCCGGCGCGTGGCAGGTGATCTCGGCCGGCGCCGCGTACCACCTCGGCCGCGCCACCATCGGCGGCGTCTACAGCAACGTCGAATTCCAGCACCTCGGCGCCACCAGCGGCGCGGGCCTGAACCCGCTGCACCTCGCCGGCACCGCGAAGTTCAACATCGGCGAACTGAGCGCGTCGTACCTCGTCACGCCGGCGCTGCAACTGGGCGCCGCGTACACCTACACGGCCGGCAGCTCGGTGGGCTCGGTCTCGGGCGCCACCTACAACCAGGTCAACCTCGGCGCCGACTACTTCCTGTCGCGCCGCACCGACCTCTACCTGGTCGGCCTCTACCAGCACGCGAGCGGCGTCGATTCGACGGGCAAGAAGGCCGTGGCCGCGATCGCGAACCTGTCCAGCTCGTCGAGCGACCGGCAGGCCGCCGTGGTGTTCGGCATCCGCCACAAGTTCTGA
- a CDS encoding ABC transporter permease has translation MKRSLFKRFNLAAGSLLVAWLVLTAAVGLVWTPYDPSAVDLVARFAAPGAQHWLGTDEFGRDVLSRIMAGASVSLTVSLGSVLFALLAGTALGTVSAYAGGVIDRVVLVITDSLMAFPGLLLALGIMTVVGGSRGAVVLALGLAYTPSVTRLAHGGTLTLRARDFVVASQAMGNGGAWTLWRHVLPNIVTPLLVFATSLFGSALLAESALSFLGLGVPPPAPTWGGMLADSRDAIDRAIWLAVFPGVSISLALLGINLLGDALRDLLDPRMKGVMR, from the coding sequence ATGAAACGCTCCCTGTTCAAACGCTTCAATCTCGCGGCCGGCTCGCTGCTGGTGGCGTGGCTGGTGCTGACGGCCGCGGTCGGCCTGGTCTGGACGCCCTACGATCCGAGCGCGGTGGACCTGGTGGCGCGCTTCGCGGCGCCGGGCGCGCAGCACTGGCTCGGCACCGACGAGTTCGGCCGCGACGTGCTCTCGCGCATCATGGCGGGCGCCTCGGTCAGCCTCACGGTCAGCCTCGGCTCGGTGCTGTTCGCGCTGCTGGCGGGCACCGCGCTGGGCACGGTGTCGGCCTACGCGGGCGGCGTGATCGACCGCGTGGTGCTGGTGATCACCGATTCGTTGATGGCGTTCCCGGGCCTGCTGCTCGCGCTCGGCATCATGACCGTGGTGGGCGGCTCGAGGGGCGCGGTGGTGCTGGCGCTGGGGCTGGCCTACACGCCGTCGGTCACGCGGCTCGCGCACGGCGGCACGCTCACGCTGCGCGCGCGCGACTTCGTGGTGGCCTCGCAGGCGATGGGCAACGGCGGCGCCTGGACCTTGTGGCGCCATGTGCTGCCGAACATCGTCACGCCGCTCCTGGTGTTCGCCACCTCGCTGTTCGGCTCGGCGCTGCTGGCCGAAAGCGCGCTGAGTTTCCTCGGCCTCGGCGTGCCGCCGCCAGCGCCCACCTGGGGCGGGATGCTGGCCGACAGCCGCGACGCGATCGATCGCGCGATCTGGCTGGCGGTGTTCCCCGGTGTTTCGATTTCGCTGGCGCTGCTCGGCATCAACCTGCTCGGCGACGCGCTGCGCGACCTGCTCGATCCGCGCATGAAAGGAGTGATGCGATGA
- a CDS encoding ABC transporter ATP-binding protein yields the protein MTSQMKGTASAAANAATPDAPLLRVDSLALGFNVPGGDVKRVVDGVSFELAAGQSLAVVGESGSGKTLIGKTLLGLLPDSARVLGGGVSFGGAPLLAQGAAQWRATRGTGIGMVFQEPMVSLNPAFRIGVQLTEALMRRRGLAREEATQRALAMLERVYVRNPRDCMKRYPHEFSGGMRQRIVLASAMLLRPKLLIADEPTTALDCVVQKEVLDVMMELTRDEGTALIFISHNLALVAAYTERVLVMRAGTAVEAGTAERVLSRPAHPYTRALLEALPKRPDTPPAAIDERRAVLEMREVAVDYAQPRGGRLADWFKRRASGSSGGASTASARRGMVRTVFPTSFRLHAGETLAIVGESGSGKTTLAKVALGLVAAAEGQVLLDGATYLDGGAKRLQAARRAVQIVFQDPYSALDPRMRVGELVAEGLRLNRDLDAAGRAARVATVLADVGLGEHARRFVHELSGGQRQRVAIARALVSRPAVIIADEPVSALDVTVQKQVLDLFTSLQARYGFACLLISHDLGVVEQIASRVLVMLRGHLVELGTRAAVFDDPCHPYTRRLLRAVPELHGDGANGFRVMVREVPPARGEAADYFDPDGAAGRLPTLHRVEGRDGHWVARY from the coding sequence ATGACCTCGCAGATGAAAGGCACCGCGTCGGCGGCGGCAAACGCAGCGACGCCGGACGCGCCGCTGCTGCGCGTCGATTCGCTCGCGCTCGGCTTCAACGTGCCGGGCGGCGACGTCAAGCGCGTGGTGGACGGCGTGAGCTTCGAGCTGGCGGCCGGCCAGTCGCTGGCGGTGGTGGGCGAGTCGGGCAGCGGCAAGACGCTGATCGGCAAGACGCTGCTGGGCCTGCTGCCCGATTCGGCGCGCGTGCTCGGCGGCGGCGTGAGCTTCGGCGGCGCGCCGCTGCTCGCGCAAGGCGCCGCGCAATGGCGCGCCACGCGCGGCACCGGCATCGGCATGGTGTTCCAGGAGCCGATGGTGTCGCTGAACCCGGCGTTCCGGATCGGCGTGCAGCTGACCGAGGCGCTGATGCGCCGCCGTGGCCTCGCGCGCGAGGAAGCCACGCAGCGTGCGCTGGCGATGCTCGAACGCGTCTACGTGCGCAATCCGCGCGACTGCATGAAGCGGTATCCGCACGAGTTCTCGGGCGGCATGCGCCAGCGCATCGTGCTGGCCTCGGCGATGCTGCTGCGCCCGAAGCTGCTGATCGCCGACGAGCCCACCACCGCGCTCGACTGCGTGGTGCAGAAGGAGGTGCTCGACGTGATGATGGAGCTCACGCGCGACGAAGGCACGGCGCTGATTTTCATCAGCCACAACCTCGCGCTGGTGGCCGCCTATACCGAGCGCGTGCTGGTGATGCGCGCGGGCACGGCGGTGGAGGCGGGCACGGCCGAGCGCGTGCTGTCGCGGCCCGCGCATCCGTATACGCGCGCGCTGCTGGAGGCGCTGCCGAAGCGGCCCGACACGCCACCGGCCGCGATCGACGAGCGCCGCGCGGTGCTGGAGATGCGCGAGGTGGCGGTGGACTACGCGCAGCCGCGCGGCGGGCGGCTCGCCGATTGGTTCAAGCGCAGGGCGTCGGGTTCAAGCGGAGGCGCAAGCACGGCCAGCGCCCGGCGCGGCATGGTGCGCACCGTGTTTCCGACCTCGTTCCGGCTGCATGCGGGCGAGACGCTCGCGATCGTCGGCGAATCGGGCAGCGGCAAGACCACGCTCGCCAAGGTCGCGCTGGGCCTCGTCGCGGCGGCCGAGGGGCAGGTGCTGCTCGACGGCGCGACCTATCTGGACGGCGGCGCGAAGCGCCTGCAGGCCGCGCGCCGCGCGGTGCAGATCGTGTTCCAGGATCCGTACTCGGCGCTCGATCCGCGCATGCGGGTGGGCGAGCTGGTGGCCGAGGGGCTGCGGCTGAACCGCGATCTCGACGCGGCCGGGCGTGCCGCGCGCGTGGCCACGGTGCTGGCCGACGTCGGCCTCGGCGAGCACGCGCGGCGCTTCGTTCACGAGTTGTCGGGCGGCCAGCGCCAGCGCGTGGCGATCGCGCGTGCGCTGGTGAGCCGGCCGGCCGTGATCATCGCCGACGAGCCGGTGTCGGCGCTCGACGTGACGGTGCAGAAGCAGGTGCTCGATTTGTTCACGTCGCTGCAGGCGCGCTACGGTTTCGCCTGCCTGCTGATCTCGCACGACCTGGGCGTGGTGGAGCAGATCGCCTCGCGCGTGCTGGTGATGCTGCGCGGCCATCTGGTCGAACTCGGCACGCGCGCGGCCGTGTTCGACGATCCGTGCCATCCGTACACGCGCCGGCTGCTGCGCGCGGTGCCCGAATTGCATGGCGACGGCGCCAACGGCTTTCGCGTGATGGTGCGCGAGGTGCCGCCGGCGCGCGGCGAGGCGGCCGACTATTTCGACCCGGACGGCGCGGCGGGCCGGCTGCCGACGCTGCATCGCGTGGAGGGTCGCGACGGGCATTGGGTTGCGCGTTATTGA